A genome region from Penicillium psychrofluorescens genome assembly, chromosome: 3 includes the following:
- a CDS encoding uncharacterized protein (ID:PFLUO_005666-T1.cds;~source:funannotate) produces the protein MSMKTTEVHIVSETMDKYGSTIQCHPEEDNFPHGQGFAQYAANVSSVDHMKTKAPNAHTQMSSSDAAAWAYTKCAMLFFAALLITWVPSTINRVYTLVAAGDISFALCYFEALVLPLQGFWNCVVYITTSLGPCRELWRSIFGPKPASDNIVLSHVRNRKTFSRIEEGSESTRELAEVEPGTAT, from the exons ATGAGCATGAAAACTACGGAGGTCCACATCGTCAGCGAGACGATGGACAAATACGGTAGTACCATTCAGTGTCACCCAGAAGAGGACAATTTCCCACACGGCCAAGGATTTGCCCAGTACGCGGCCAACGTTTCATCCGTGGACCACATGAAGACCAAGGCTCCCAACGCCCACACACAGATGTCCAGTTCTGATGCAGCCGCGTGGGCATACACAAAATGCGCAatgcttttctttgctgcGCTGCTCATTACCTGG GTCCCCTCGACAATCAACCGAGTTTATACCCTTGTTGCCGCAGGCGACATCAGCTTCGCATTGTGCTACTTCGAGGCACTGGTCCTTCCTCTTCAAGGGTTTTGGAACTGCGTCGTCTATATCACCACATCCCTGGGGCCCTGTCGAGAATTGTGGCGCTCAATATTCGGCCCCAAGCCCGCCTCCGATAATATCGTTCTATCGCATGTGAGAAACCGAAAGACTTTCAGCCGGATTGAGGAAGGATCAGAAAGTACGCGAGAATTAGCGGAAGTTGAACCAGGGACTGCTACATGA